The sequence below is a genomic window from Lolium perenne isolate Kyuss_39 chromosome 4, Kyuss_2.0, whole genome shotgun sequence.
CAGATGAGTTTCATCCTGGTATACACAGTTTCAAATAACTTACTTTCATTTATCACTGCCGAGATCCCAGAGTTTCCAGCATGACTTGTCAAGTTCGCAGTCTGTGAGATTGAAGCAACAGGAGCACCTGAAAGAAGTTTAGCGATTATAAATGCAGCAGGTACAGGAACTGATGAAGTGCATGATGGTGTTgttgcataaaacatgtataaAATTATAGGAACCAGAATAAGATCGGCAATGGAAAGCCCAAGGAAGAAAAAAGATCCCTGATGTAGATACTTAAGAAGTTAAGATGGCTTCTGGGGGCAGACAATGTGCATATGAACCAAACAATAAAATGTTGTGACATAATGAAGCATGACAAGGATTACACAGACAAGGTTGTAGATTGAAATTGTCAAACAGCCTTTTGGAACATAAGAACAATGGTATGCCATCAATGAAGCAAATATTATTATGATGATGCATATCACTGAGAACCAAGCGCTGGCTTGGTGGCTTGAGCTCATGGTGGTGAGCTCGTCCATCCAGGTTCGAGTCACAGGTGCGGAAGAATTAAAACCGGGTGCTATCTAGCGCGTATGATTCGCTGCTGGAGAGGTCTCATCTTCTACCTAAGAACGGACAGTAAAGGGAGGGATCCATCTCCCTTTGGTCAACGTTGATGATGCATATCACCCATGTGATAGTACATTTGGTATTCTGATAATGAAGATTTAGTGATTAACTGATACGGTGGAAGTTTTTCCATATTTGAAAAACAATTATTGACTTGAATTTGTCACAGATGAGATACCAGATATTTTATCAGGAACTGTCAATGTACAAGGCATAGGCTGCAAAATTGGAGCAACAGGAGGATCTGCAACAAATCCCGCAGTTAGTAAATGCAACAATAATGTGCAAAAAATAAAATCAGCCTTACAGAAAATGTAATCAAGAATTATCATGCAGATAAAATATAAAGAAGGGGAAACAATCAATAACATAATGATAGACTGAAAAGCTCAAGGGAAAGAAGTTTCAACTGCAGATCTCCTTTAAAGTTAGTAGCTGCTATAGGTAGAGGCAAAAAATGTACATGGAACGAAAAGTAATGGACAAAAATTTAGTAGCTGCTATAGATAGATGCACTGCTAGATATTATATTTTGTGAGACCAGGCTGAAGTAAAACTAAATGCCTTAAATTAGAACCCTCACACAGTCACACTGGTCAATATAAAACACAAGACCTTTGGCCATCGTTCATCACCTATAAGATATACTTTGTCAAATCAACAAAATCAGCAAAAGTCAAATACAGGAGTCGCTTGCAGAGGACATGATTGTCGTATAGCATACGTACTAGTAACGTAGGTATTAAGGTATACATGTTTAGATCTAGATCTcagcttaattaaaacaaataattaACTAAATAATTAATGGGTAAAATACTAGATTACCCTTTTAAGTTTGGGGGTGTTGGTTCTATGGAAGCACTGCCCTATATAAATATCGCTGGATAATTGTCGAGACATCTCAACCACTGCATATCATCAGTAATTCAAATATTACCTTCAATGATGCATACATTTGGTGATTTCTAACAACAACCAATTTCAGGAAGAGGTGAACCCAGAATAAAAGGTCGCCAGAGTCAGCGCTTGTATTTCTAACTTTTATTAGCTCATGATAAACTGCTCTAAAAAAACATGTATTTGTCATATGTTGTTGGTCGTACGTGCCAATTGACCCCGCTGCTATAGTGCAGGTCTGCCCGtgatttagggcatctccaaccgcgcgacccaaaccgcgtccgcgcgtccgtttgggtcgagccggacaaaaacgcggcccagcgcggggacgcaccgcaaaagcggacggccgcggcgtccggaacgacgcaaacccggcccaaatctgggctaggtttgcgtggccgcggatggcacgcgccgtccgctcgcgtccgcgcgctggtcgcctcgtctcccttgggcccacctgtcggtgaccagggagactattaaatggggactggaggggatctggccctccactccagtccccactccactccccgagcaaaaccgccgccatggcccagaagcgacggttcgctcccggagcgaacgacgacgaggcgagcagcagccgccgtcgtCCGCCGGCGTTGCGGCCGTCGGGAGGAAACCAacgcggcctccacatcggagaggccgcccgcggcggtgcggcattgccgcaaccgccgcctctcctcctcgAGCCGAAGCCGGAGTCTTCGGAGGAGGACtcggacctccgcgccgccctgatgatctcggcggcggaggaggaggcgaagtggccgcacctccatgcggccattcgcacctccgaaatggaggaggcggcgcggcgggaggtggaggaggcggagggctAGGAGCTCTACGCCCAGGCCCTCCAGGCGCGgcggggggaggaggaggaggcggcgcggcgggaggaggctgTGCGCCGCGCCGACGAGCGCGCCGCCGGGAGGACAGGCGCCGCGCCCGGCAGAGAGGCGCAGCGCCTCGgggaggaggcgctgctccgtgCGCCGGCCGCAGCcgcgggtggctccggaccccactcgccgtgggaggaggcccctgtggtctccgtggccggagtccccggcgcggtcgagccacaacagcgcctcgccgcccggggacgtcgatgacgtcgccgccgacgcccacaggggctaggcggcgcaccggcggccaccgcgccgccgaccaaaccctaatagagggtttttaaatattagtttaaatttaaaagcccatataggggcttcttttgttagttttattgcccaaaatagggctatgtacaaatttgcccaaaatagggcatatgttcaaTATAATTTCGTTTAAATTCGCATTTTTGTTTGTTTTCCTGTTTCTACGGTTatgcgatgcgtccgcgcgttgggcgcagcgcgcgacccaaacggacacgcggacgcgggccgctgtccgcgtgtccgctcggccacccaaacggcccaaaccggacggcccagcgcgtccgtttgggtcgcgcggttggagatgcccttaaggaATCAATTTTGCAGAAGCACAGATGGAGATTCATCTTGGTTTGGAAAGATCAAGGATTTTCGACTAATATACCTGCATTTGCCAGTGAAGAGGTCCCAGACACAGAGTTTCTAGTAAGATCTGTCAAGGTATTCAACATGGTGTGCGATACTGTAGCACGTGGAACACCTGCAACGAATTATTAAACAGTTAAGCACTGATAAAGTGCGAACAGCATCATGAAGAATGACAGGGAATGCAGCTCTGTATTATCATGCACATCAAACAAAGAATGCAAAGCAACCAACAAGAGAATGAAAGATTTTGAAAATCTATGGGAAATGTGTTTTTACTATGAATACTTCAAAAATAACTTCTACAAATAAGAACGGACAGTGTGCATAGAAAACACTTTGTGTTGCAACAGTATGTAGATCGGCTGAGGCATTATGGACATACAGGCCACAAAAGAAGTGAGCCTAACTAGGGAAGTGGATGTCAACCCAACCACCCAGATTCAAGTTCCAAGGGATGCAGATTTGGGTTCTTATTGttccaaaaaataaaatcacctTTCAGAAAAAATACAGGCCACAACACAGAAATATACAAAGGATAACTAGTGGAGCACTttgaaagcaacaaataattaaAAGTGTCTGAAGGGCAATAATAAAattggtgaagcaagaacaaagaACTAGATGAACAAGCATGCAAATGATGGATGACCACATAACTAACAGGGTTGTGGTCTCCAAATCATAAGGGGAAAAAACGGGAAGTTGACAGAGAAGGGACCGCTAAAATTGATTTGGGAAAATGCTTTGCAATCGTTCCCACTTGATTGAAGTTCTGAAAAAATAAGTGGGTACACTGACAAGTGACTAAGCTAAGGTTACCTTCCTTCCCACTTGATTGAAGTTCCAGACTACCAGCTTGTAAACTTTCATCTGAAGGGACAGGACACAAGTTGCTTAGATTATATACATACACATGATCCAAGAGGTTTTTCCCAAAAGTGGACAAGTAAAAATGAGGAAAATATCAGATCAGATCTAGTTGTTACAGTTTGTCATGGCAAACCGAAAGGCCTTATAGGTTGCAACTTGCAAGTGTGTTGCAGCTGTCATCTGTCAAATATATCTCGGCTAACAGTAAGTTGAGCACAGCTATAGATGCATAAACTGCAACATAAACAAGATAAGGACACAAGAGCAGAGGGTAGTATTACCAAGAATATCTACCAGCCACTTCCTTGTCTTGTCTGTCAATCCTGTCACCAAAAACAGTAAATATTGCTCTTACTCTCACAGATATATATATAATCTATAAGTATGCTGCTTAAACATAAGAAGCTTGTAAAGGCGCATTGTACCACTGTTTAACTCGTGACTGCAAGTTGACGATGGTAGCCTGAAAAACATGTAACAGGTGCATATCACTACAGGAAAAAAGCTCAGTGCCGTGCACGGGTCTTTGCCGTGTGCTTCCAGTGCCCTTTGCCGTGCGGAAGATCTTTGCCGTGTGCCTCGCGCACGGCAAtgaattctttgccgtgcggctccGGGGCGACGCACGGCAAAccagcagcgcacggcaaagagccaGCACGGCGCTCGGCAAAGCAAACCCGCACGGCAAAGCAGCCAGACGGCGCACGGCAAAGTAAGCCCCCACGGCAAAGAGGCCAcgaaggcgcacggcaaagaaactcgcacggcaaagaggccaaacgcacggcaaaggaatCCGCACGGCAACGATGCCACAGCTCACGGCAACGCTGCGTcgctcggcaaagcctttgccgtgcgacttTCGCGCGACACACGGCAAAGACCCCTTTGCCGGGCGGATCTTTGCCGAGCAGTCTTTGCCGTGcacggccgcacggcaaaggctttgccgagcCGGTTtgtccctttgccgtgcgtttgggCTGCACGGCAAAGCCCTGTTTTGCCGTAGTGTATGCTTGTCAAAAAGCAGAAAGTGCAGAATCAAGGATCGCTTTAAATTCGTTATCTTTCAAGATCATATATTTTTTTACCTCTTCTTGATCTTAAGGAAGATCTTGGTCAGAGTTTTAGATCCTGGCAGGTCTTGTTCCTTGACGTAGCGCCTCCGACGGTATCTAGGTGAAACAAGATTACAGGACAATCATAAAAATTCAGAGTTGCTAGTTGGTAGTGAACGCCAAGTTTACACATGGACTAGAATGCTATAGATCAAGTGATGAGTAAAGTGATTAATCACCTGAATCCGATGGGAAGTACATCGTGTGGCATCATTGATCCAGCCGGGAACAGGGCCAGGTCTTTGAGCTCAGGAGCCTTATAAGCCAAGTCTTGGACGATGAGAGAGGCCTTGTGACGAACGCGCTCCCAGTCCAGTGAGGCCCTGAACAAGGAATATGGGTAAGCTAGCTTTGGCAAAGAGGAAAAATTGCAAGAATGAATTGAGGGGAATTGAAGATGATCTATCAAGTACTCGCCTGAGTACCTGACTCGTTCGGAGTGGAGAAGGGAGAGGACGATGGAACGGAGCCTGAGGGCGTCGTGGGAGACGGAGTCGTCATGCTTGAGGTACCGTGAGTTGTACTTGTAGTTGAAGTACTTGATATCGCGGTTTTTCTcgccggcgaccatgccggcgaaGGCCCTGTGGTGCCTGAGGAAGTGGATGAGCACCTGGGCCTCGTCGCTCTGCGGGTGCGTGACCGGTCGCAGGAAGCGCGAAACGTAGCTGACGGCGTCGTCCCACAGGCCCTGCTGCACGAGGCGCGACAGGTGTTCGACGCTCATGAGCGCGTCCGTCTCGTTGAGCAGCCTGCGATTGATTCAGCGAGCTAATGGTTAAGAAGCAGGAGGACGGACGGATGGTCAGGGAGGAAGAAAGGCATTGTTACCCTCGGAGCGCGTCGCGGAAGCCGTGGAGCCAGAGGAAGGTGAGGAGCCGGCGGTGGCGGTACCGCCGCACGCAGCCGTAGTCGACGGGGCCAATGGACTCGCCGTACGAGGCGACGTCATGGGGCATGACCAAAACGTTATCGGGGACGGAGCTCGCCATGGATCGACGCCGCCGGCGAGGAGAGACAGCCGCTGGGTTGGGGTCTGGGATTTGGGGGAGGGAGGGCAGAGCCGTTTATATAGGAGTATCTGCGTAGATCCCTTCTTCACCCATATTTCCCCCATTTTCCCCCCATCCGGACCCCCTTCTCCCCCCAGGCCCCACCAAAGCAACCGGAcccccttctcttcctctacGCCATTTGTGAAAATGCACCTCTACCTTTCTATAAGTCGGTTTTAGtcgatttcaaaaaaaaagtcgGTTTTAGTCACGACTTGGGCCTAGCCCTATAAGGTTCCGCTTTTATTTCCCTCCCCTTGGCCTTAGTCTTTGGGTTAGAGCCCCCCCTAGTATTCTAATAAATTTCTGAAATATACTTAATTCTGGAATTTAAAATATCTTGACAAAAAATCTCAACTTTATGATCCTGGTGAACCACTTTGCTTTTATCGACTTGGTCTATGCGCAAGTGCAACACTACGACTTATTTTGTTGTATTTTGATATCATTTTATTTGATTGTAATGGGAAGTCGGATACATGTGCAAATGCTCGAGCCTTTCTTTACCGTTTCAGCTGAACGTCTAAGTAGAACACTAGAGACGCTTGGCTTCGCGGTTTGGCGATGTTGTGCTCTTtttctctctcacacacacacacacactctctctctctctccctatatCTAGCTTGTGAGAGAAGACCATATTGAACTACAAGCTTGACTAGTTCATAACCTAAGAATGTATATAAGCATTTCAACAACGAGCGCCATCAATCATTCAATACATTGCGTTTTGGCCCAACAATCCATGAGATGATCTACTCATTGGTCGACGAGAGAAATTTTTTTGATACTGCAAAACTGTATTTCTTCACACTAAGTTATTTTCCATAAATCCAATTGCATGCTCAAAATATTACACGACTTTTTAAATGATTTCCCTCAATCGATTGCTGGGGAGAGAGAGATTAGCCACTCGTGTCACTAAAAAAGGTTAACACTAGCGGTCCAACATGTTGCATGCTCCACGGTCATCCTACCGATTTCACATATTATCTTGCCTCCCATCTTCTTTCTCCGTCGGGAACTAGACCAAACACAACACTCGTTAAACCGTTGCCACGAAACCTCTCCTTTGTTTTCTTTGACCAGTCATTCCTTCTAACCAACCTTACTGTCCTCTCTATTGGGACCTCTAAAGGACCAAACATAGAGGGGTGGATATGTTTCTATAAATTTTAACTTTTTAAAATAATTTTACGCTTTGTGTATAAATAAGATGAGCCTGATGCAACTATGTGGTATAACTACAACCTATGTGATGATATAAGGTATTTCAAGCACCACTACAACAGAGCAGGCGGGTGCCTGCAGTTTTAAACGTCCAGCCACACGCTAAAATCCTCAGTTACGATATGGCGGCACTTAACTATCTCGGAGATTATGCACACCCAATGCTTTTTCTAACGCATCGTATATTGAATCGCTGCTAGTGGCACACCATATATTGTTGACATCGCACTACACTTACTGGGGACGCATGTTAGGTGCCAGATATAACGTGCCACGATGAAACTACATAGTGCCTCGTATGGTATATGTCGACACACACTTTTGTGTGTAGAAATATGATTATTCAACACCAATTATATAATGTAAATTAAATATAAAATAGTAAAATTTATAGCACACAGAACGAAACTGCAGCTGAAAGGACATAGACATGAGCATATATTATATGTAGAGTACTTCTGAGCCGACAAGTTCACAGTTCATCTTATACATATATAGCTAGCTGCAACTCTAATGCTAATAAATTCACCGACTAAATTAAGATGGTATGCACCATCATGATCAGACAACCCTCTTTGACTCCAATTCAAACGGGAAGGTGCGAACACCACCTTTATTGAGATTGTTTTGGACAACATAGTCTCCCTCGTTTAAGATGAAACTAAAAGTACCATCATTATCATACTCCGCATGAACTTCACCTATAACATCTTTACAATTGCGACATGTGACGtcgatgttctcttctttctttggATATGGAAAACATCGTATACTTTCTGACCAAAGAGCATAAAAAATATTACACGCAAAGTTATTACAGTAACACCGTTAAACTTGATAAAACTCGAATTAGAAAAGTCTTCgtgtccaaggaacttctacttcATCTTTCCCTTTTCAGGCCAGCAAATAAATATCATGATTATCAATCTTCATAGTTCTTGGATTACATGTATTATATGACTAGCTAGAATCTGAAGTGTGACCAATATTGTTTGATTTCAAATCTTGCTTAACATTTCAAACTTTCCCTTTTTACAAGCAATACTATACATTATAATTATTTTGTGATTTCGTTTTTCCATTCATATTGTTGCCTCTCTGTCTTTCTGAATAAGAAACATTTCATGAATTTACCTATGGTTCCATGCAAATGTTGTATCTTAGCTAAAATATAGCACCACTCTCTTTCGCTATTTAATATAGTGCCACACAAGCAAAGTGCCTAGGATACATCGCTAAGAAACCCTCATTGTGAAAGGCATTACTTGATACATACATGCCTTGTTCTCTCATTGTGAAACAAATTTGCTGCCCTATAGGTTATAAAAATTGCATTACTTATGATATATACTTCATTGGTCAAGAAAATAGAAAACGCACATTTCATTCGTCTGCAGACCTGTTGTGGTCTGTTGATGCAGATTGGTAAGGTTAACTATCATAAAGAAATTTAGAAAAAACGGTTCATCTTTTCATCTGTTCGTACAACACTGCAGAAAAGTGGTCTTTGCATGAGTACTCTGGAGTTAATGCAAATGCATGAAGACATTATGTCAAGAACATATATATGTTGAGATTCTCCAGAATAGTATCCCCTCTGTTCCTAAAATAAGACAGTCTGGAAGTTCAACTTGAACTCCCAAGATGTCTTATATTTAGGATCAGATGTTATAGATACTAGTAAAgataggcgcggcggcacgccgcgctagTATAGTTCCAATGAATTTTTTTTGTGAAAAACATGGATTCACTTCTTAAATTCTAATACATGTTCAGACTAAACTGAACTCAAATGAGACAATTATATTTTTTTCATCATTGTTTTCACCTTGGTGTGTGATTTGGCAACGGAGAAAACCAACCACCGGAGTGAAGCAGATAATATAGGGAGATAAAAGCATTAACATTGTAAATGGGTAAAGACATTACATTCCATAAAATATAGGCAGGCACGTGTTCTTTTGTCCTTCTTTACTTTCAAAAGATTGGGGTTAACTGCGACTATGTTGTAAAAGTAAGCAACTACGATTTATGTGCTTCACAGCTTACAAGTTGGATGTCTCAAGCCCTTTGACACATGCAACCACACCTCATGCCACTTTATTTTGGATTACCACAGACTTTCTTCATATTATTTTAACTAAGTATtataaaggggtacctccatgactCCTGTACAAAATGTCCAAGGTGATGTTGCACATTGTAAAGTAAAACACGAAATCACCAGAAAACATTTGATTTAGAAATCATTGAACTTTGATTTGTACCATAGTTTCTAAAACTGCAAATGACCAGGGTCCGTCCGTAGATATTCGGGCCCTAGGGCAAGACGACAAAAAGGGGCACTTGTTGACATTTTTTTCTTAAAATGCATTGCATCGCAAAACCATTTCAGTACATAGCATAGGTTGATTCTCTTTGAACGATAAAACTCACACCATAATCTATTTATTTGTAATGTGGGAGAGAACGGCTTCATGACAGTAAGGAAGCAATATAGTTCTTCAAAATAGGAAAATGCATACAACCCGAGGAGTCATCTAATCCAGGCCCAAGAAATCGATGTTCTAAATGTGATGCCATCATTTTCGTCTTCAACAGGTGCATGGAGTTTTTGAAAGATCTAAAATTAATTTTTAGTTAAACATTTTTGGGATTGTAGTATTCACCGACCTCTTTTATGTCTTCCTTTTATCGTTACCAGATAAACATTGTCCGGCAGACATGGCATCAAACAATTTGCAAAAAAAAGCAGTCAATACGGAAAAATAAGAAACACCTGCATATGGGCATATGACCTGGTATTAAATTATCGATGTAGATTGCTTGATCTTAAGGCCGAAACTATCATCACGAAGGAGAATGGAAAGAGCTGATGGGGAAGGAAATTGCGCCGTTGTTCTACGTGCCTTGAAACTTGGGTTAGGAGCCATTGGTCCAAAAACCTAGATCGGTTACCTCTTTTAGCAGTACAGATCCAATAAATGTAATAGGCTACCTTGAACTTGCGCTATTCTTTTTTACCTTTTTTCTTTGAGAAGTCTATTCATTTTACCTGGACTAAAGAGTACCGAAGTTCTGCCTAGGCTGGAGCCCCTGCCCCCAGGGCCCAAGGCGGGCACCCTGCTGCCCCATCTTATGGCCCGGCCCTGCATATGACGTTGTAACCATCTAAATCCGGAAGCAAAATATTATTGCCAACTTAAATATACATGAAGCCTTGGCTTATATAAACTCAGCGAAGTAGATATATTGAAGACCATAATGTGCTTGAATAAAAAAATGCATGTATATGACACCATAATACACTGTATGAAACACTTCTGTCCAAAAGCAAACAAATCATATGGTGCCAATACGACTAAGGAGTTCTCTCCTCTTAGAGATCACACCTTTTGAGTAACTTGTGCTCATATCCTGTCACTCTGCTACCACAGCTCCAGCGGATCAATGCAGGTCATCGGAAGAAGAGTCTGCGAGCTACGGCTTCCAGCTGGTGAAAAAAATTCTAGCAGACACACTGTATGGGCCTTGAACAACATAAAACAGAGCCCATAACAAAGCTTCATGTCTGCACACACCAGCCAAAGAGTATTCTGTAGACAGCAGAAACGGCAGCAgaaagacaacataaacatcTTGCTCTTCACATCCCGTGCGACTGGTACATTAAGCACACGAACATGTGCACATGAACCTAGTTATCATCTGAGAAATGCAACCCCTTTTTCGACTTGGGGTTCTTTCCAGTACCAACATTCTTGCGCTTTCTTCCTCCAGCGGCATCGGAGCCagtgtacaacagaaacatattgtCTGTCAGAAACCCCAAAACACCAGTACCTTGCTAAGACTGTCAAATTATACCTCATTGAGTTTTTTTTCCCATAAATATATACCTCATTGATAGCAGATGCTGACGACAATGTACTTTGTGGCATGCATGAGATCCATGGACGGCGGTGGAACTGAAGTCTCACCAGGA
It includes:
- the LOC127326893 gene encoding uncharacterized protein isoform X2 translates to MASSVPDNVLVMPHDVASYGESIGPVDYGCVRRYRHRRLLTFLWLHGFRDALRGLLNETDALMSVEHLSRLVQQGLWDDAVSYVSRFLRPVTHPQSDEAQVLIHFLRHHRAFAGMVAGEKNRDIKYFNYKYNSRYLKHDDSVSHDALRLRSIVLSLLHSERVRASLDWERVRHKASLIVQDLAYKAPELKDLALFPAGSMMPHDVLPIGFRYRRRRYVKEQDLPGSKTLTKIFLKIKKRLPSSTCSHELNSGLTDKTRKWLVDILDESLQAGSLELQSSGKEGVPRATVSHTMLNTLTDLTRNSVSGTSSLANADPPVAPILQPMPCTLTVPDKISGAPVASISQTANLTSHAGNSGISAVINESVKD
- the LOC127326893 gene encoding uncharacterized protein isoform X3 — translated: MASSVPDNVLVMPHDVASYGESIGPVDYGCVRRYRHRRLLTFLWLHGFRDALRGLLNETDALMSVEHLSRLVQQGLWDDAVSYVSRFLRPVTHPQSDEAQVLIHFLRHHRAFAGMVAGEKNRDIKYFNYKYNSRYLKHDDSVSHDALRLRSIVLSLLHSERVRASLDWERVRHKASLIVQDLAYKAPELKDLALFPAGSMMPHDVLPIGFRYRRRRYVKEQDLPGSKTLTKIFLKIKKRLPSSTCSHELNSGLTDKTRKWLVDILDESLQAGSLELQSSGKEGVPRATVSHTMLNTLTDLTRNSVSGTSSLANAGAPVASISQTANLTSHAGNSGISAVINERASKLLSSENSNLRNRSRTEEIIL
- the LOC127326893 gene encoding uncharacterized protein isoform X4; the encoded protein is MASSVPDNVLVMPHDVASYGESIGPVDYGCVRRYRHRRLLTFLWLHGFRDALRGLLNETDALMSVEHLSRLVQQGLWDDAVSYVSRFLRPVTHPQSDEAQVLIHFLRHHRAFAGMVAGEKNRDIKYFNYKYNSRYLKHDDSVSHDALRLRSIVLSLLHSERVRASLDWERVRHKASLIVQDLAYKAPELKDLALFPAGSMMPHDVLPIGFRYRRRRYVKEQDLPGSKTLTKIFLKIKKRLPSSTCSHELNSGLTDKTRKWLVDILDESLQAGSLELQSSGKEGVPRATVSHTMLNTLTDLTRNSVSGTSSLANAGAPVASISQTANLTSHAGNSGISAVINESVKD
- the LOC127326893 gene encoding uncharacterized protein isoform X1, which encodes MASSVPDNVLVMPHDVASYGESIGPVDYGCVRRYRHRRLLTFLWLHGFRDALRGLLNETDALMSVEHLSRLVQQGLWDDAVSYVSRFLRPVTHPQSDEAQVLIHFLRHHRAFAGMVAGEKNRDIKYFNYKYNSRYLKHDDSVSHDALRLRSIVLSLLHSERVRASLDWERVRHKASLIVQDLAYKAPELKDLALFPAGSMMPHDVLPIGFRYRRRRYVKEQDLPGSKTLTKIFLKIKKRLPSSTCSHELNSGLTDKTRKWLVDILDESLQAGSLELQSSGKEGVPRATVSHTMLNTLTDLTRNSVSGTSSLANADPPVAPILQPMPCTLTVPDKISGAPVASISQTANLTSHAGNSGISAVINERASKLLSSENSNLRNRSRTEEIIL